The Enterobacter kobei genome has a segment encoding these proteins:
- a CDS encoding glutathione peroxidase, translating to MTNFHQITATSLDGRLISMDDYAGEVVLVVNTASQCGFTPQYAGLEALYTKYASQGLVVLGFPCNQFGKQEPGGADEISKTCYINYGVSFPMFEKVEVNGGAAHPVFRFLKNELPGVLGGRIKWNFTKFLIGRDGIPLKRFAPMTTPEKMEDAILEALGR from the coding sequence ATGACCAATTTTCATCAAATTACCGCCACCAGCCTGGATGGCCGTCTTATCTCAATGGACGACTATGCGGGTGAGGTGGTTTTGGTCGTGAATACTGCCAGCCAGTGTGGCTTCACGCCGCAATACGCGGGCCTTGAAGCGCTCTACACGAAATACGCCAGTCAAGGGCTAGTGGTGCTTGGCTTTCCCTGTAACCAGTTTGGTAAGCAGGAGCCCGGCGGCGCCGATGAAATCTCGAAGACTTGTTACATTAACTACGGCGTAAGTTTCCCCATGTTCGAGAAAGTTGAGGTAAACGGTGGCGCAGCGCACCCGGTGTTTCGTTTTCTGAAAAACGAATTGCCTGGCGTGCTCGGAGGACGGATCAAATGGAATTTCACGAAGTTCCTGATCGGACGCGATGGGATACCCCTCAAGCGTTTTGCACCGATGACGACGCCCGAGAAAATGGAGGATGCAATTCTTGAGGCACTGGGGAGGTGA
- a CDS encoding cell envelope integrity TolA C-terminal domain-containing protein, giving the protein MAAGCAPLHPSGCHKTTATGSCSSGRWDDQDEWGAQARAIRAAINAKLDEPQNWKGKKCRLHIEFAQDGTPLNISTSNGNKAYCEAIKSAAQKAKFPAFNNPEVYRDFQKSGFDMRG; this is encoded by the coding sequence ATGGCCGCAGGATGTGCGCCGTTGCATCCTTCTGGATGCCATAAGACCACGGCAACGGGCAGTTGCAGTTCAGGGCGCTGGGACGATCAGGATGAGTGGGGCGCGCAAGCGCGGGCAATCAGGGCGGCAATAAATGCCAAACTGGATGAGCCGCAAAACTGGAAAGGGAAAAAATGCAGGCTGCATATTGAATTTGCTCAGGATGGCACGCCTTTAAACATATCCACCAGCAACGGCAATAAAGCCTATTGTGAAGCGATAAAATCAGCAGCCCAAAAAGCCAAATTCCCGGCATTCAACAACCCGGAAGTCTACAGAGATTTTCAAAAATCCGGTTTCGATATGCGCGGGTAA